A window of the Sphingobium sp. CAP-1 genome harbors these coding sequences:
- a CDS encoding DUF4175 domain-containing protein: MEWTLRFDPQASAPRLLMLAGQPLALRRDGDNWIASRVADAAFLYRVDPAEGRGPIPPLHRVDAVADTPPQVKALTGGLILVTPGQRNWSPAFAATDDYGVAANARLRVTLAIGEGENVSFSEREIPVTGSGSNGGWARDRRFAPRLDFSTFGFAAGGDMVVQLIVRDNRTPGPQEVRGPSLILRWPSPKQPESSGLTGMVNTTLPAYFRSQRQIIIDIEKLLKDKRGLPAERALARSASIGGDQQILRGRYSQFLGGENEGAPELPTADGEAHSDGDGHDHPPATTPNIFGEKEDVLAEFGHPHDESPASSLDPETRAILKQAVDEMWQSERELMTGHPDAALPYAYKALRFIKEVQQATRIFLSRVGPELPPIDASRRMTGKREGLASRQLEITPVERQDGPAAVAWRALGTGPDGVTGPVNLVPLDGWVRANATRLPDALALNGAIDAMRQQPGCASCRAKLRALLWTAMERPAGQIRRRRPADAAGTRYLDAIGGAP; encoded by the coding sequence ATGGAATGGACGCTGCGCTTCGATCCGCAGGCCAGCGCGCCACGGCTATTGATGCTCGCTGGTCAGCCGCTCGCACTGCGCCGCGACGGCGACAACTGGATCGCCAGCCGCGTCGCCGATGCCGCCTTCCTCTATCGCGTCGATCCGGCGGAGGGACGCGGCCCGATCCCGCCGCTCCACCGCGTCGACGCCGTCGCCGACACCCCGCCACAGGTGAAGGCGCTGACCGGCGGCCTGATCCTGGTGACGCCCGGCCAGCGCAACTGGTCCCCCGCCTTCGCCGCGACCGACGATTATGGCGTCGCCGCCAATGCCCGCCTGCGCGTCACGCTGGCGATTGGCGAGGGCGAGAATGTCAGCTTCTCCGAACGGGAAATCCCCGTCACCGGCAGCGGAAGCAACGGAGGCTGGGCGCGCGACCGCCGCTTCGCGCCGCGCCTCGATTTCTCGACCTTCGGGTTCGCAGCCGGCGGCGACATGGTGGTGCAACTCATCGTCCGCGACAATCGCACGCCGGGTCCGCAGGAAGTGCGCGGCCCCAGCCTGATCCTGCGCTGGCCGTCCCCGAAACAGCCCGAAAGCAGCGGCCTGACCGGCATGGTCAACACCACCCTGCCCGCCTATTTCCGCAGCCAGCGCCAGATCATCATCGACATCGAAAAACTGCTGAAGGACAAGCGCGGCCTCCCCGCCGAGCGCGCCCTTGCCCGCTCCGCTTCGATTGGCGGCGACCAGCAGATATTGCGCGGCCGCTACAGCCAGTTTCTGGGCGGCGAGAATGAGGGCGCGCCCGAACTGCCCACCGCCGATGGCGAGGCGCATTCGGATGGCGACGGCCATGACCACCCGCCAGCCACAACGCCCAATATCTTTGGCGAAAAGGAGGATGTGCTGGCGGAATTCGGCCATCCGCACGATGAAAGCCCCGCCTCCAGCCTTGACCCCGAAACCCGCGCGATCCTGAAGCAGGCGGTGGACGAGATGTGGCAATCCGAGCGTGAACTCATGACCGGCCATCCCGACGCCGCTTTGCCCTATGCCTATAAGGCGCTGCGCTTCATCAAGGAGGTGCAGCAGGCGACGCGCATCTTCCTGTCGCGGGTCGGGCCGGAACTGCCGCCGATCGACGCCAGCCGCCGCATGACCGGCAAGCGCGAAGGGCTGGCCAGCCGGCAACTGGAGATCACCCCTGTCGAGCGGCAGGATGGCCCCGCAGCGGTGGCATGGCGCGCGCTGGGCACCGGGCCGGATGGGGTCACGGGACCGGTCAACCTTGTGCCGCTGGATGGCTGGGTCCGCGCCAACGCCACGCGCCTGCCCGATGCGCTGGCGCTTAACGGCGCGATCGACGCGATGCGGCAACAGCCGGGATGCGCATCCTGCCGCGCGAAGCTGCGCGCGCTGCTCTGGACCGCGATGGAACGCCCCGCCGGACAGATCCGCCGCCGCCGTCCCGCCGATGCGGCAGGCACACGCTATCTCGATGCGATCGGAGGCGCGCCATGA
- a CDS encoding error-prone DNA polymerase, whose protein sequence is MSAPFAELVAATNFSFLRGASHPRDMVVQAAHLGMTGIGIADRNSVAGVVRAYQALKDLGSLAGGMRLIVGARLVFADDTPDIVAYPMTRFGWGRLTRLLTLGNRRAIKGECELHLSDLIDHGQDMALIAMDGDAALLTRLHDLTPHLWLAATMGRAGRDARMLARRIALAAQCGVPLIATNDALYAEADDRPMQDILTCIREGLSIQTAGRRIATNAERYLKAPAEMARLFAACPQAIAATQDLLGCIAFTLDQLVYEYPHEPVPDGWQPQDWLEHLVQDKAQARFPDGLPPRYRTVLNEEFRLIRAKKYAYYFLTVHDIVAYARSLDPPILCQGRGSAANSLVCYLLGVTPIDPVREKLLFSRFLSENRNEPPDIDVDFEHERREEVMQYIYRRYGRERAGIAATVIRYRQRSAIREVGKALGLTEDVTARLSGTVWGSWGGEEVPETRVSEAGFDPANPELARLRDMASRLLEYPRHLSQHVGGFVLSQGRLDELVPIHNAAMPDRTFIEWDKDDLDTLQLMKVDVLALGMLTAIRKSFDLMRAHGLPDLRLETVPLEDKATYAMLQQGDSIGTFQVESRAQIAMLPRMKPACLYDLVIQVAIVRPGPIQGGMVHPYLRRRSGEEKPDYPGPPDNPFELKDVLEKTKGVPLFQEQAMRLAIVAAQFTPAEADGLRRSMATFRNRGDIGNWQDKFITGMTARGYPSDFAERCFEQIKGFGEYGFPESHAQAFGWLAYVSSWLKCHYPAVFTCALLNSQPMGFYAPAQLVRDAQDHGVMVRPIDMQASDWDNSLEGERILRLGLKQIDGFREEWAQALIAARAVAPIRDMEDLARRAGMPARALHLLADADALRSIGQTRRAAGWEARRVPPAQLPLFAAQDLPELGREADAALPAMPLSEEVAIDYHTHRLSLKGHPMQFLRSHFAARGAIDCAGVNAARDGAKVRVAGVVLTRQRPGKGNAIFITIEDESGIVNALLWARDMEKQRRAVMSARLMLIAGEVQRSKENVVHLIVDRVSDASEALAWLNEGQHGQAPERPSVRRHPRDVRILPKSRDFH, encoded by the coding sequence ATGAGCGCGCCTTTCGCGGAACTGGTCGCCGCCACCAATTTCAGCTTCCTGCGCGGCGCGTCCCATCCCCGCGACATGGTGGTGCAGGCGGCGCATCTGGGCATGACCGGCATCGGCATAGCCGACCGCAACAGCGTGGCCGGGGTGGTGCGCGCGTATCAGGCGCTGAAGGATCTGGGATCATTGGCCGGGGGGATGCGCCTGATCGTCGGCGCGCGGCTGGTGTTTGCCGACGATACGCCCGACATCGTTGCTTACCCCATGACCCGTTTCGGCTGGGGCCGGCTGACCCGGTTGCTGACGCTGGGCAATCGCCGCGCGATCAAGGGTGAGTGCGAACTACACCTGTCCGACCTGATCGATCATGGGCAGGACATGGCCCTGATCGCGATGGATGGCGACGCGGCGCTCCTCACCCGATTGCACGACCTGACGCCGCATCTCTGGCTTGCCGCGACCATGGGGCGGGCCGGGCGCGACGCGCGAATGCTGGCGCGGCGGATAGCGCTGGCGGCGCAATGCGGCGTGCCGTTGATCGCCACCAATGACGCGCTTTACGCAGAAGCGGACGACCGGCCGATGCAGGATATATTGACCTGCATCCGCGAAGGGCTGAGCATCCAGACCGCCGGGCGCCGCATCGCCACCAATGCCGAGCGCTATCTGAAGGCGCCCGCCGAAATGGCCCGCCTGTTCGCCGCCTGTCCGCAGGCGATCGCGGCGACGCAGGACTTGCTGGGCTGCATCGCCTTCACGCTCGACCAACTGGTCTATGAATATCCGCATGAGCCGGTGCCGGACGGCTGGCAGCCGCAAGACTGGCTGGAGCATCTGGTGCAGGACAAGGCGCAGGCGCGTTTCCCCGACGGCCTGCCGCCCCGCTATCGCACAGTGCTGAACGAGGAGTTTCGCCTGATCCGGGCCAAAAAATACGCTTATTACTTCCTGACCGTCCACGACATCGTCGCCTATGCCCGCAGCCTCGACCCGCCGATCCTCTGCCAGGGGCGCGGGTCGGCCGCCAATTCGCTGGTTTGCTATCTGCTGGGGGTGACGCCGATCGATCCGGTGCGGGAAAAACTGCTTTTCTCCCGCTTCCTGTCGGAAAATCGCAACGAACCGCCCGACATCGATGTCGATTTCGAACATGAGCGGCGCGAGGAGGTGATGCAATATATCTACCGCCGTTACGGGCGCGAGCGGGCGGGCATCGCCGCGACCGTCATCCGCTATCGCCAGCGCAGCGCGATCCGCGAAGTCGGCAAGGCGCTGGGCCTGACCGAGGATGTGACCGCCCGCCTGTCCGGCACCGTCTGGGGCAGTTGGGGCGGGGAGGAGGTGCCTGAAACCCGCGTCAGCGAAGCGGGCTTCGACCCCGCCAATCCCGAACTGGCGCGGCTGCGCGACATGGCCAGCCGGCTGCTCGAATATCCCCGCCATCTGTCGCAGCATGTCGGCGGCTTCGTGCTGAGCCAGGGTCGCCTCGACGAACTGGTGCCGATCCACAATGCGGCCATGCCCGACCGCACTTTCATCGAATGGGACAAGGATGATCTCGACACGCTGCAACTGATGAAGGTCGATGTGCTGGCGCTGGGGATGCTGACCGCGATCCGCAAGAGTTTTGACCTGATGCGCGCCCATGGCCTGCCCGATCTCAGGCTGGAGACGGTGCCGCTGGAGGACAAGGCGACCTACGCCATGCTGCAACAGGGCGACAGCATCGGCACTTTTCAGGTCGAAAGCCGGGCGCAGATCGCCATGCTGCCCCGGATGAAGCCGGCCTGCCTCTACGACCTCGTCATTCAGGTGGCGATCGTGCGGCCGGGGCCGATTCAGGGCGGGATGGTCCATCCCTATCTGCGGCGGCGGTCGGGGGAGGAGAAACCCGATTATCCCGGACCGCCCGACAATCCGTTCGAACTGAAGGATGTGCTGGAAAAGACCAAGGGCGTGCCGCTGTTTCAGGAACAGGCGATGCGGCTGGCGATCGTCGCCGCCCAATTCACCCCGGCGGAAGCGGACGGTCTGCGCCGGTCGATGGCGACCTTCCGCAATCGCGGCGACATCGGCAACTGGCAGGACAAGTTCATCACCGGCATGACGGCGCGCGGCTATCCTTCCGATTTTGCCGAACGCTGTTTCGAACAGATTAAGGGCTTTGGCGAATATGGCTTCCCCGAAAGCCATGCGCAGGCATTCGGCTGGCTCGCTTATGTTTCCTCCTGGCTGAAATGCCATTATCCCGCCGTGTTCACCTGCGCCCTGCTCAACAGCCAGCCCATGGGCTTTTATGCGCCGGCGCAACTGGTGCGCGACGCGCAGGACCATGGCGTCATGGTGCGGCCGATCGACATGCAGGCCAGCGACTGGGACAACAGCCTTGAAGGCGAACGGATATTGCGCCTTGGCCTCAAGCAGATTGACGGTTTTCGCGAGGAATGGGCGCAGGCGCTGATCGCGGCGCGAGCGGTTGCGCCGATCCGCGACATGGAGGATCTGGCGCGCCGGGCGGGGATGCCGGCGCGGGCGCTGCACCTGCTGGCGGACGCCGACGCGCTGCGCTCGATCGGGCAGACCCGGCGCGCGGCGGGGTGGGAGGCGCGGCGCGTGCCGCCGGCGCAATTGCCGCTGTTCGCTGCGCAGGATCTACCCGAACTGGGCAGGGAGGCGGACGCCGCGCTGCCGGCCATGCCGCTGTCCGAAGAAGTGGCGATCGATTACCACACCCATCGCCTGTCGCTCAAAGGCCATCCGATGCAATTTCTGCGCAGCCATTTCGCGGCGCGCGGCGCGATCGACTGCGCTGGCGTCAATGCGGCGCGGGATGGCGCGAAGGTCAGGGTGGCGGGCGTGGTGCTGACCCGCCAGCGGCCGGGCAAGGGCAATGCGATATTCATCACGATCGAGGATGAAAGCGGTATCGTCAACGCGCTGCTATGGGCGCGCGATATGGAGAAGCAACGCCGCGCGGTCATGTCCGCCCGATTGATGCTGATCGCCGGGGAGGTGCAGCGCAGCAAGGAGAATGTCGTCCACCTGATCGTCGATCGGGTGAGCGACGCCAGCGAAGCGCTGGCCTGGCTGAACGAAGGGCAGCATGGGCAAGCGCCCGAACGGCCGTCCGTGCGCAGGCACCCGCGCGACGTGCGGATATTGCCGAAGTCGCGCGATTTTCATTGA
- a CDS encoding BatA domain-containing protein: MGLLFPAALAALAALIVPLVIHIARRSEQLPTDFAALRWLRSRPKPRSRLRFDEWPLLLLRLMLLALAALWLAQPVLFGAGDERPYVAIMPDAQVDPASLGDAHIHWLAPGFPKIDQPRPEGPQPVASLIRQLDAELPASTALTIVAPAIIDGADADRLRLSRKVAWRIVPRAIPPSADKAATPPVLSIRADASHSAALRYIRAAARAWQTRKRDSEVDSFDNNAPLPEKDRILVWLVSGTMPDSVVTWIRQGGTMIIASDTKLPANQTMVPLWRDGDGVPLAEAMPVDKGRLIRFTRPLTPAHMPILLEADFPVQLRALIAPPPVPSRVAAIDYAPLTGGRAYDQPPHPLRPWFAMLIALLLFAERWLATSRRRNIAP; the protein is encoded by the coding sequence ATGGGCCTGCTGTTTCCGGCGGCGCTGGCCGCGCTGGCGGCCTTGATCGTGCCGCTGGTCATCCATATCGCGCGCAGGAGCGAGCAACTTCCGACCGATTTTGCCGCCCTGCGCTGGCTGCGGTCGCGCCCCAAGCCCCGGTCGCGCCTGCGCTTCGACGAATGGCCGCTGCTGCTGCTCCGCCTCATGCTGCTGGCGCTGGCGGCGCTGTGGCTGGCGCAGCCCGTACTGTTCGGCGCGGGCGACGAGCGTCCCTATGTTGCCATCATGCCCGACGCGCAGGTCGATCCGGCCAGCTTGGGTGACGCCCATATCCACTGGCTCGCCCCCGGCTTCCCGAAGATCGACCAGCCCCGGCCCGAAGGCCCGCAACCCGTCGCCAGCCTGATCCGTCAGCTCGACGCAGAGCTTCCCGCCAGCACGGCGCTCACCATCGTCGCGCCCGCCATCATCGACGGCGCCGATGCCGATCGCCTGCGCCTGTCGCGCAAAGTGGCATGGCGCATCGTGCCGCGCGCGATACCGCCATCGGCTGACAAAGCCGCAACACCGCCCGTCCTGTCCATCCGCGCCGACGCCAGCCATAGCGCCGCCTTGCGCTATATCCGCGCCGCCGCGCGGGCGTGGCAGACCCGCAAGCGGGACAGCGAAGTGGACAGTTTCGACAACAATGCGCCCTTGCCCGAAAAGGACCGCATCCTCGTCTGGCTGGTCAGCGGCACGATGCCGGACAGCGTCGTGACGTGGATCAGGCAGGGCGGCACGATGATTATCGCCAGCGACACGAAACTGCCGGCCAATCAGACAATGGTTCCGCTGTGGCGCGATGGGGATGGCGTCCCGCTCGCTGAAGCGATGCCCGTGGACAAGGGCCGCCTGATCCGCTTCACCCGCCCGCTGACGCCAGCGCACATGCCCATCCTGCTGGAAGCGGATTTCCCGGTGCAACTCCGCGCGCTGATCGCGCCCCCACCCGTTCCGTCGCGTGTCGCCGCAATCGACTATGCCCCGCTGACCGGCGGCCGCGCCTATGACCAGCCGCCGCATCCACTGCGCCCCTGGTTCGCCATGCTGATCGCGCTGCTGCTGTTTGCCGAACGCTGGCTCGCGACAAGCCGTCGCCGGAACATCGCGCCATGA
- a CDS encoding spermidine synthase, translated as MIPREYLDSAQVPGGQELKLYRRGADHMIVLDRNELMSSRMSGSEKQLALMTIERLKGRKAPHLLIGGYGMGFTLRAALGVLDGSAQVTVAELVPKIIEWARGPMVDLMAGCLDDPRVHLRIEDVVPVIAAGHGNYDAILLDVDNGPDGLTAAANDRLYSMAGLQAARAALKPGGILAVWSAGSDDPFTRRLRNAGFLVDEVAVKARDNGKGPRHVIWFAQKR; from the coding sequence ATGATCCCCCGCGAATATCTGGATTCGGCGCAGGTGCCGGGTGGGCAGGAGTTGAAACTCTATCGGCGCGGCGCCGATCATATGATCGTGCTGGACCGCAACGAATTGATGAGCAGCCGGATGAGCGGGTCGGAAAAGCAGCTTGCGCTGATGACGATCGAGCGGCTCAAGGGGCGCAAGGCGCCGCACCTGCTGATCGGCGGCTATGGCATGGGCTTCACCCTGCGCGCGGCGCTGGGCGTGCTGGACGGGTCGGCGCAGGTGACGGTCGCCGAACTGGTGCCCAAGATCATCGAATGGGCGCGCGGGCCGATGGTCGACCTGATGGCCGGATGCCTGGACGACCCGCGCGTGCATTTGCGGATCGAGGATGTCGTGCCGGTGATCGCGGCCGGGCATGGCAACTATGACGCGATCCTGCTGGATGTGGACAATGGGCCGGACGGGCTGACGGCGGCGGCGAACGACCGGCTCTATTCGATGGCGGGGCTGCAAGCGGCCAGGGCCGCGCTCAAGCCCGGCGGCATATTGGCGGTCTGGTCGGCGGGATCGGATGACCCATTCACCCGCCGCCTGCGCAATGCCGGCTTTCTGGTGGACGAGGTGGCGGTCAAGGCGCGCGACAATGGCAAGGGGCCGCGCCATGTGATCTGGTTCGCGCAGAAACGCTGA
- a CDS encoding carboxypeptidase regulatory-like domain-containing protein: MTPPMIVALLLTVATLLGGVRLLLWHRAAGPYASPMRLALLLALQVIAAALLYLALFPPAASGEASSLRVATAGASRLTVASGGAALILLPEAPAIGGGEAVPDLATALRRHPGVTSLTVLGNGLTARDLEAARGLTLHFDPPPLRPGILDLAPPGPVAPGARFTAGATLTGLPRAAVELIDPAGRVTDMGAPDRDGHVLLAGTARAAGATTFTLRVRQDGRVIEQADVPLWVADSARPKLLILAGAPGAEVKTLRRWASDAGYDVTTRMSAGGGVELGDAPIALDAASLRRFDVAIVDDRSLAGARAALLAAVRGGMGLVLRAGGPIDGATRGQWQALGFVLTGPGDITPLALPKADAEAIGRTRHGIGNAEIPVDIATPEDYLPDVSRLTLTPGGADAVPLLRDAGGATIAAWRALGSGRVALFTGIDSYALTLTGRRDRHDDWWTAMLATVARAAPGDHVMTDTGWVGERMTLCGLSGEGRVDGQIRVLPVGGCGGYWPTRPGWHMLRGREGAGAFHVQPAGALPVMRAARNRQALSLLPAGDARMASVAPPDRPGVAWPWWLVWFAVSALLWGLERGRLGRRAGADQSAM, from the coding sequence ATGACCCCGCCGATGATCGTCGCGCTGCTATTGACGGTCGCGACGCTGCTGGGCGGCGTGCGCCTGCTGCTCTGGCACCGGGCGGCCGGGCCATATGCCTCACCGATGCGCCTTGCCCTGCTGCTGGCGCTCCAGGTGATCGCGGCCGCGCTGCTCTATCTGGCGCTGTTCCCGCCGGCCGCATCGGGCGAGGCATCCAGCCTGCGCGTCGCCACCGCTGGCGCATCGCGCCTGACCGTGGCAAGCGGCGGCGCGGCGCTGATCCTGTTGCCCGAAGCGCCCGCGATCGGCGGCGGCGAAGCCGTCCCCGATCTCGCCACCGCATTGCGCCGCCATCCGGGCGTCACCAGCCTGACCGTGCTGGGCAATGGCCTCACCGCCCGCGATCTGGAGGCGGCGCGCGGTTTGACCCTGCATTTCGATCCGCCACCGCTGCGGCCCGGCATTCTGGATCTCGCGCCGCCGGGGCCGGTCGCGCCGGGCGCGCGGTTTACCGCAGGCGCCACGCTGACCGGCCTGCCCCGCGCGGCTGTCGAGTTGATCGACCCCGCCGGACGCGTGACCGATATGGGCGCACCCGACCGGGACGGGCATGTCCTGCTGGCCGGCACCGCACGCGCCGCCGGGGCCACCACCTTCACGCTGCGGGTGCGACAGGATGGGCGGGTCATCGAACAAGCCGATGTGCCGCTATGGGTGGCGGACAGCGCCCGCCCGAAACTGCTGATCCTGGCCGGCGCGCCGGGGGCGGAGGTCAAGACTCTGCGCCGCTGGGCGAGCGATGCCGGCTATGATGTCACCACCCGGATGAGCGCGGGCGGCGGCGTGGAACTGGGCGATGCGCCGATCGCGCTGGACGCCGCCAGCCTGCGCCGCTTCGACGTGGCGATCGTCGATGATCGCAGCCTTGCCGGCGCGCGGGCCGCGCTGCTGGCGGCGGTGCGCGGCGGGATGGGGCTGGTGCTGCGCGCGGGCGGGCCGATCGACGGCGCGACGCGCGGGCAATGGCAGGCGCTGGGCTTTGTCCTGACCGGCCCCGGCGACATCACCCCGCTTGCCCTGCCCAAGGCCGATGCTGAAGCGATCGGCCGCACCCGGCATGGTATCGGCAACGCGGAAATTCCGGTCGATATCGCAACCCCCGAAGATTATCTGCCCGATGTCAGCCGGCTGACGCTGACGCCCGGCGGCGCGGACGCCGTGCCGCTGCTGCGCGATGCCGGCGGTGCGACGATCGCCGCATGGCGTGCGCTGGGCAGTGGCCGGGTCGCGCTGTTCACCGGGATCGACAGCTATGCGCTGACGCTGACGGGACGGCGCGACCGGCATGACGACTGGTGGACGGCGATGCTGGCGACCGTCGCGCGCGCCGCACCCGGCGACCATGTCATGACCGATACCGGCTGGGTCGGTGAACGGATGACGCTGTGCGGCCTATCTGGCGAAGGCCGGGTCGACGGACAGATACGCGTCCTGCCGGTCGGTGGCTGTGGTGGCTATTGGCCGACCCGGCCCGGCTGGCACATGCTGCGCGGCAGGGAGGGTGCGGGCGCCTTCCATGTGCAGCCCGCCGGTGCGTTGCCCGTCATGCGCGCCGCGCGCAATCGGCAGGCTCTGTCTCTCCTTCCGGCAGGCGACGCCCGGATGGCTTCGGTCGCGCCGCCAGATCGGCCCGGCGTGGCATGGCCCTGGTGGCTGGTCTGGTTCGCGGTCAGCGCGCTGCTGTGGGGGCTGGAACGCGGGCGCCTTGGCCGCCGCGCCGGGGCGGATCAATCCGCCATGTAG